The DNA sequence GTGGACGTATAGGCCTACGTCccgtctgcccccccccaccacgcccTGCCGCCCCCAGGGAAGGCCTCTGGTGGCCTCGTGGCCCTGTCTCAGGCCTCCCCTGTGGGCCATCTGGACCAGACTCTGTCCCCGGCCCTGGTACCCGGGACGCCGTCGCCCCACGTGGCTCCGGGCTCACCAGGGAGGCCTCAGGAGCTGGGTGGGCATGCTCCTGGGCTCCATCCTGTGTTGTTGTTGTCCTGAGATGACCCCGTTTCTCTCCCGGTAGCTGGGAATCATGGTTTAGCAGCTCCCGCCTGTGGATGAGGCTGGGTGGCCAGCATCCCACATGCCCGGAGAGTCCCCGGTGGACGTTTATTTGGGTCTGTGTCATGTTACAAGAGTGAACGGCGGGCGCTCAGGCACCGAGTCTCCTTCCAGGCGGCTGCAGACGGCAAGTCGCTGCCCGTGGCCGCCTCTGCCTCCGGGGAGCCCCGGCCAGTCCCACGCTCCCGCGTTTTTGGTGCCTTCCTCCGACTCTGCCGCTGCTCCCCCTTAATCGCTGGGCACCCCTCTTTTGTCTCTGCAGGCGCCTGCTCTCCATGCCCTGGCCCGGGTCCCGCCCGGGGCCACCTCCGAAGCCTGAGCCGGGGCTGTTTCTCTGGAAATGGACGTGCCCAGGGCGCCCTCTGGTGGCTCCCGGAGCTGAGCCTCGGTGAGTCCCGGTGGCGATGGCGGCCTCTGTCCTCGCGCCGCGCCCCAGGCCCTCCCCCGGGAATGAGACCCTGCACCAGCACTACAACTACGTGGGCAAGCTGGAGGGCAGGCTGAAGGAGGCCCCCGAGGGCAGCACGCTGACCACCGTGCTGTTCCTGGTCATTTGCAGCTTCATCGTGCTGGAGAACCTCATGGTTTTGATCGCCATCTGGAGAAACAATAAGTTCCACAACCGCATGTACTTTTTCATCGGCAACCTGGCCCTCTGTGACCTGCTGGCCGGCATCGCCTACAAGGTCAACATCCTGATGTCGGGCAAGCGGACGCTGAGCCTGTCCCCGACGGTCTGGTTCCTGCGGGAAGGAAGCATGTTTGTGGCCCTCGGGGCGTCCACCTGCAGCCTGCTGGCCATCGCCATCGAGCGGCACCTGACGATGATCAAGATGCGGCCGTACGACGCCAACAAGAAGCACCGCGTGTTTCTTCTGATCGGGATGTGCTGGCTCATCGCGCTCTCGCTGGGCGCCTTGCCCATCCTGGGCTGGAACTGTGTGCACGACCTCCCCGACTGTTCCACCATTCTGCCCCTCTACTCCAAGAAGTACATCGCGTTCTGTATCAGCATCTTCACGGCCATCCTGGTGACCATCGTCATCCTGTACGCCCGCATCTACTTCCTGGTGAAGTCCAGCAGCCGCAGGGTGGCCAGCCCCCACAACTCGGAGCGCTCCATGGCCCTGCTGCGGACCGTGGTCATCGTGGTGAGCGTGTTCATCGCCTGCTGGTCCCCACTCTTCATCCTCTTCCTCGTCGACGTGGCCTGCAGGGTGAAGGAGTGCGCCGTCCTGTTCAAGGCCCAGTGGTTCATCATGCTGGCCGTGCTCAACTCCGCCATGAACCCCGTCATCTACACGCTGGCCAGCAAGGAGATGCGGCGGGCTTTCTTCCGGCTGGTCTGCACCTGCCTGGTCCGGGGCCGTGGCGCCCGCTCCTCGCCCACCCAGCCTGCCCTCGATCCCAGCAGAAGCAAGTCCAGCGGCAGCAACAACAGCAGCCCCTCGCCAAAGAGCAAGGAAGACCCTCCCCAGAGAGTCGCCTCACCCTGCATCACCGACGGAAACAAAACCCTGCAGAACGGGATTCTCTGCAAGTGAGAGCGCCTGCCtccaggagcgggggaggggagccccgCTCTGTGGCCACGGCCGTATCTGTTGCACGCCTCGCCCCTGGGAGTTCCAGAGAGGGGACTCGGGAAGTCCACTCGCCAGTGGCTTGCCCGGCGTGGGCGTCCCGTGAGGAGGGGGACCCAAGGACCCGCCAGCGTGTGTCACGGCAGGCCGTGCGCTCTGTCCGTCTTGGCTCCAGTCTTCTGAATGCACCACGCTGCGACAGTATCTGCCGCCTTCCCCTGAGCCCCCCTGGCTGCTCCCCGCGGGGCCTGGACAGGGAAGGTCGCGGGCCCCACAACGTGCAGGGTGTTTCTCAGAACGTCATGACGATGTTTGGTAACTTCACTCTACACTGTGAGCGGAGTGGATGCCTGTGTGCTTGTCATTTCTGTGTCACGGAGCACTTGTGTCCCTTATGTCTGCCGTTGGTACGCGGCACCTGGGTGTGTCGGTGAGCGGCAGTGTGTGACACAGTTAAATATCCGTAAGTGCAAGTGTGTCCTGATTGAACCACCAGGTGTAAGGATGTGGCTGGAAACTCGGTGGACACGGCAGTCCCGGGCTCCTCAGACCGACGTGAAGTCTTGTGTTCAGCAGGCTTTGAACGCCTACCATCCCAGAGAGGGCTGGTTCCCGGCGGGTCTCAGATGTGTGGGTCTGAAGGATCCTGGGAGATCGGGCGATCTGGTGATCTCTGGGAGCCGTGTCCCTGTTCCTCTGGGGCTCCTGTGTCCCTGCACATCCAAACCCACGTTAACCAAATTCCCTGATTGTTTGGGGTTCCTACAGATCACAGAAGAGCCAGGGGCTTCCAGGAGCCCATCCCCAGACCAACCGAGAAAGGGACCCACGAGGGAGCAGCAGAGGacagacgcccccccccccccccccggcctgaaGCCGGAAGCAGTGGTCTGTTTAATGCAATGGAACGTTTGTACTGAATTAGGAGAGGTTTACAGGGCTGTGTTGAGTCTCTTTCTCTGAGCAGAAAAGCTCGGAGGCGGCAGCCCCGTGTTGTCTCAGTGGCGTAGCTGGGGAGGTCAGCGGTCTCCACGCTCCCCAAAGCTGACCCTGACAGTGACAGCCAGGAGCGTGTCCGCGTGTGCTCTCCAGGGAAACGTAAGGATACTGTAATCTGCCTTTGCAGCCTGGGCTGACCCTGCGTCCCTGATCGCCTGGTAAAGGGATTACTTAGGAGGGGTTTCCGTGCGCGCCCTCCCCAAGGACCCCACCCGCAGGACAAACGTGTGTGCATCTGTAGAGATCTCATAACCATAGAGCTGATGGCTtcttggtaaaaaacaaaacgagCAACCTTTAAAAGGACCCTTACTCGGGCGAGCCCACATCGCAGCCCCTGGGGTTTCTCAAGTTGGCTGGGAATTTCTGGCCGAGTCAAGACTCAGTCTCAACACGTTAACGATTTGCAAGAGAAGCTGGCTCCCGTGTGTCACCTGATGCACATTCCCCACACTGAGGAACGTTCCGGTGGGTCCTGGGTGGTTTCCATGTACTGACCAAAGACTATCCTCATTTTTGTTGCCGAGGAGAGAAATTGTACTTGTAAGGCGACGTCTTCGGTGGCATTTTTGGTGGCTTCTTTACATCACTGAAAAGGGGCTTCTTTCTGAACTCAGCATTTCTAGAAAAGTGAAGCATTGAGGTATTGAGTTGAGAAAACAAAGCCGCATTCCAGAGAGCTGGAGTGTTGGGCATCGGTGCTCGCCGGGTGGCGACGTGACTTCAGGACCCAGTGCCCTGGCTCTGAggggcgttgggggggggggtctcctctCTGGTGCTAATGTTAGTGACACTCGCTCTACAGTCCCGTTGAGAGAATGCAGAACTTTCAAGCAGTCTGAACGAAAAATACGCCAAAAAAGGAACGGTGTTTGCTTGCTGTATGCAGAACGTGATGGAACATCAAGACCGGTGTGCACGGCCCTCGGCAGCTTGCGGGGGCGCGTTTAGGAGTTGAGACTACAGAGCTTGCGCTAGATCTCACTCGGTTAGTAACCTTCACGGTGTCCCatgtgtttgttaaaaaaaaaaaaacaccaaaaaccaaaagccTGCATATAAACTggtcatcggggcgcctgggtggctcagtcagttcagcgtccgactttggctcgggtcatgatcactcagttcgtgggttcaagaccggcatcaggctctgtgctgacagtgcacagagattctctctctcccgttctctttgcctctcccctctctggctctgtctctctctctcaaaataaatacataaacttaaaaaaaaataaaaaatgaaaaaacaaacctgtGGCTGGGGGTCAGCGTGGGGGCCCGTGTGCAGGGTGGCCACCTGGTTTCCCACCTGGGGCCACTGTCCCTCCAGGATGGAAACGGCTCTAGGAGCCCATGCCCTCCCCCGCCCAGTCCCCCCTGGGCAGCTGCCCTGGGTCAGGGTTTGGAGGCGGGTCAACCCTTAACCCTTCCTCGGGGAGAAAATCACAGGTCCCGGCAGAGCGTGGCCGACAGAGGGCGTCTGGTTCCGCTCCGTTTGCAGCAGGAGAGAGTAGGTCAGAACCTGTCCTTCGCCCCGCGTCATTCCTGACGAAGGGCCACGtctagcgtgtgtgtgtgtgcgtgtgtgcacgtgtgcttgtgcgtgtgtgtctgcTCTGTGTTAGGCCCGCAGACGGCCTGACTGGGGATGTTCATGCTGATGTTGGTGGAGAAACCTCACTGCATAAGCAAGGACCACCACGGCTCCCCTAGAGCGGACGCGGCCAGAGACCCCGTCAGGAAGGCCGACGCCAGGCCCCGTGTGCACGCCACACCGTCAGGGGGGCGAGGCTGTGCAGGTGCTGCTGTTGGAAGAGGCACGTGCTCCCTTCGGAGAAGCTCCAGCCCCTCTGCCTCGCCAGGCGATGCAAGACCCCCGCCCGCGGGAGAGGCTGGCCACGCAGCCCTCCATTGCTCACACCTCGGTGACAGTCACTCCAACGGTGAGCTACGCAGCAGGCGCTGCTCTCTGCCGCGTGACCTGTGCTGCCCAAGAGGCTGTCCTGGGGGTGGAACCAGGCTCACTTCATAGAAAACTCCTCACTGAATTAGCAAGTCCGGGCTCTTAAATTATGTCTGTGAGGACAAAGCCTCACCACCCAAACGTTTTAGCGTCTAAGTCGAAATATCAAAGGGTTTGCTGCACAGAAACGCACACACCTGTCTCCCGAAGGTGAAGGCACATTTTCCCATGACCAGTGAAGAAGGGCGCCATTGCCAACACGGCCGTGACACCCGGTGCCCCGGGCCACGGCACTGACGCTTGGGGACGCCACGCGGCCCCTCCTCCTGGCCGCCACAGATGCGGCCAGAAGCCACGTCGCTTCCTGGAGGAGGTTAGAAAGCTCGAGGCTGGTTTGAGAATGCCACTCCTCAG is a window from the Felis catus isolate Fca126 chromosome D4, F.catus_Fca126_mat1.0, whole genome shotgun sequence genome containing:
- the S1PR3 gene encoding sphingosine 1-phosphate receptor 3 isoform X2; translated protein: MPWPGSRPGPPPKPEPGLFLWKWTCPGRPLVAPGAEPRFIVLENLMVLIAIWRNNKFHNRMYFFIGNLALCDLLAGIAYKVNILMSGKRTLSLSPTVWFLREGSMFVALGASTCSLLAIAIERHLTMIKMRPYDANKKHRVFLLIGMCWLIALSLGALPILGWNCVHDLPDCSTILPLYSKKYIAFCISIFTAILVTIVILYARIYFLVKSSSRRVASPHNSERSMALLRTVVIVVSVFIACWSPLFILFLVDVACRVKECAVLFKAQWFIMLAVLNSAMNPVIYTLASKEMRRAFFRLVCTCLVRGRGARSSPTQPALDPSRSKSSGSNNSSPSPKSKEDPPQRVASPCITDGNKTLQNGILCK
- the S1PR3 gene encoding sphingosine 1-phosphate receptor 3 isoform X1, which encodes MAASVLAPRPRPSPGNETLHQHYNYVGKLEGRLKEAPEGSTLTTVLFLVICSFIVLENLMVLIAIWRNNKFHNRMYFFIGNLALCDLLAGIAYKVNILMSGKRTLSLSPTVWFLREGSMFVALGASTCSLLAIAIERHLTMIKMRPYDANKKHRVFLLIGMCWLIALSLGALPILGWNCVHDLPDCSTILPLYSKKYIAFCISIFTAILVTIVILYARIYFLVKSSSRRVASPHNSERSMALLRTVVIVVSVFIACWSPLFILFLVDVACRVKECAVLFKAQWFIMLAVLNSAMNPVIYTLASKEMRRAFFRLVCTCLVRGRGARSSPTQPALDPSRSKSSGSNNSSPSPKSKEDPPQRVASPCITDGNKTLQNGILCK